In the Phaseolus vulgaris cultivar G19833 chromosome 7, P. vulgaris v2.0, whole genome shotgun sequence genome, one interval contains:
- the LOC137828893 gene encoding uncharacterized protein, giving the protein MEIKFTLTTYFLLFILILPLSPFSRVKSEGLHEIYEIDYRGPETHSSIVPPPHHFHIGKPHSTTSQKGSLRGTKALKDYSYTENKVKKVHG; this is encoded by the exons ATGGAGATTAAGTTTACCTTAACCACCTACTTCCTTCTCTTCATTCTCATCCTTCCTCTCTCTCCTTTCTCAAGAG TGAAATCTGAAGGATTGCATGAGATATATGAGATTGATTATAGGGGTCCCGAGACACACTCTTCCATTGTTCCTCCTCCTCATCACTTCCATATTGGTAAGCCACATTCAACTACTTCTCAAAAGGGCTCACTCAGAGGAACCAAAGCTTTGAAGGATTACAGTTACACAGAGAATAAG